The DNA window GCTTGACTCCTGCTTCATGGACTGAAAATTGATGCGCGACAAAAATCAGGCTGTCTCTTGCATGGAGATGGCGTGTCATTCTGCGCCACCGCCGTAGTCGCCAATGATTTGACCCGGCGGAAAGACATTCCGTCAAGGGGCAGCTCAGCTCAAAAGTGCGGTACTAGCAGAACACCGCGCTTTCAATAGCGTACAAGTATGCAAGGAGGGGATCTCGAGTGCGCTTCACCCGCAGGTAGTGGCCATTTATTGGCAGTATCGGCGATCCATTCGAACCCCGGGATACTGAGGTGGTGGAAATCAGCCGTTGAGATGCGTGATGATTGATCATATCTCAGAAAGAGTTGCTTCCGCCACAACAGACAGGTACGAAATAGACGCTCAGCTTCCTGACTCATGACGTTGCTGCAAGGGGGGATATCCCGCTTTCGCTACTGTACCCCGGCCACGACTATCCAATCTGAAGCGTCTGAGAGGGCAATGCGAGCCTAAAATATCGCGAGGTTGCATCACTGAACTGCATGATAGGTGCCAAGATGCGGCTGATAGAACGGGGGACTGAGGCCATATTCGGCTGACTGCCATTGCCCTTTTGtctctcctttttcgccGAGTATCAGAAAGGAACCCaggctcttttttctcaacCAATAGCTCGGCAAATACCGATGGTGCTCGTATCAAAAGAGGTTTCTATTGGAATCGGAGCAATAAACCTggcaggaggaagagggaggtcTTTGTTGACACCGACGGTCAGTCAACAAAATAGGTGTTGAAGTGGCCATAATATGTCCTCTAGCATAATAGCTCATCACACTTGTATGTGGCTCTTAATGCAGCTCTGCATTGGGCATGTATAACCCACATACTAGCTCAAAGGCATCAACGTACAGACAAAGAGTTTGTTGCTCATCATTGGCCGGCTTGGCTGAATGGAGTAGCAAAGTACCATGAGCTTTGCAACAACAGCGACTGTTTGAGGAGCATGAAGTTCTTCGCTAGACGTAGCCTCTTATGAAAGAGACTGTCCTTTTTCGGGACCAAGCATATCTCATTGGCAGGAGGCCGTAAGCCGGTCATATCCGTTCAAGGCTCAACCAAAGAATGCGACTGGGCCCCAGCGCAGCTTTGAATGGTCCATGATATTGTTCTTTGGAGGCCAATCGGTATTCATTGCCTGGATGTACTCCATTGGCAACATGTTTGGGTGGCGCTGTTACGTGAGCTATGGGGGTAGCCGTATTGACTGCTCATGATCCATGTGCTTCCACGCTTTGTCCCGGGCAAAAGCAATCAAGAGCAAAGCAATCAAGAGCACCGGACGGCATCTGTTTCAACATGGCGAAAAGAGCTCCGGAATGCCAGTCGGAAACCTTTCACCTCGTAAGACCCGTCCGACTCTCAGTACTGCAAACCAGAATCCTGGTTCTCCTGAGGCCTGGCAACGAACAAACAATATCAAATCGAGTACTAGccacgaagaagagaattcGGCCATATAAAGCATGGTATCAACAATAAGCGGCCGATACAACCGACAAACTCAGCCCAGGTTCTTTACTTTTCACGTTCATTCCGTGTACCTGAGAGGCTGAGGGTGAAGCCCTATCACAGGGAGGCGCTGATTTTGGCACGATTGGAACAATAGATTTGGCCTGGCCACTTGTCGAAAAGGTATTGACAAGAAAAGGCACGCCAAATGGCTAAGCAGCACATGGCCCTATTAAAATATGATAAACCTCCTTCAGGAAGTTGAAATGTCGCCGGTGACAGCAGGTCGATTTTTCGATGGCCTATTCACCAGACACCAGAAGATCCCGATTTGCcgtaaaagaaaaattcgTCAAATATGACCAGTTCAAGCCTCGGGTATATATTTGTGAGGCGCCTGTCATCCATTATATCCCTatccgaagaagaagaaaagaacaaaagaaacgCCTGTTGCTCGCAACTTGCAAATGCCAGGCAGTGGATGTTGTCCATCAAGTTGCATATCGAAACTTGGTCACAGCAATCGTGCTGCTTTGGAGCAATTTGGCATCCGATAAACGAAGCAATTCATAAAAAGACTATCCTCAAGAGCGCTTAATCTCCCACCTGCTTTCGACGACAATACGGTTTGCTCCAGGGCGGTCCAGCGCAGAAGACGCTTTTTGAGGACTTAGGTTCGTCTCGCTTGCATTCGGACTTTGTTCCTCTGGGGCGAACACTGTTGCGGCATGGATTGTGTCTTCGCCATGGTCATATATCGAATGCAAGGCGATTGTGTCAGGGCCTGGTTGTTTTTTCCGGCTGGAAAGCTTCGAGCCTGATTGCCCTGATCGCTCAGACTGGTTGTAATTGCCCAATTTGCTCGCGCCTCGCGTTTTGTTCCATCTTGAAACAAGGGGGCCCAGCATGGGTAACGACACGCAGATGATACCAAGGTTGACTTCGAGCGTCGAGAGAAAGTCCACCCACACCATGGTGCCCGTTATGTTTGCCAATTCCAGGTGTGTCAAGGTGATGATTCGAGCAACGGCGACGGCAGACACCCTGTCATATTTGCGGTTAATTTCCATGGCAGCCAGGTCAAAGAGCAGAAAACAGAAGGAGAGAATAGATGGAATGCATACAATAGACCAACCAAGAAAATCGCCGTCAACGAGAGCTTCATCTGTTTTTTCGTGTTCAGCGTCCAGATTGTGCGCAGCGGGAGGGTGAGAACAACAAAGTCGCTGATGATGTTATAGACGCCGACCGCAATGAATGCCGAGACTTGATTTCCACATTTGCCTCCTGGAATGGCAGGGTTATAACTCGCCGCAAAAGGATGGCAGAGCAGGAGGAACATGAGAATGTTCGCCAACGCCCACACGGAGATGAATGCAATCACTATCTTTGTTGCAACTCGCATGTGCTTGTTTGGGAAAACTCGGAGATAGAAAAAGAGGACGCTGAGTTTCACGGTGCTAATGCATAATGTGTAAATCAGCGCATACGAGAGCGTCAACTGCAAGATGATGACAAGATTCGGTAACGTCTCGGTGATGGGACGGCCAACTCCCATAGGCGCATCTGTTCATGCTAGTCAATAATTGTGTCATCGGAAGTCGAGGCCGTTTCGGCAGAACAGAAGCCTACAAAGTCCTTGGATAACGAGCATCCCAACGCCCTGGGGCACCGAAAAGAGAATCAGATAATCATCCCACCAAAGCTTTGCGCCAGACATGAATCGGGCAAACAGTCGAAGGCCAACTATGAAGAGGGCTATAAAGACGAAGACGCAGTTGACAATCAAGTGATTCTTGACTATCGTCATTATCGGAAACGTTACCGCCTGCAGCGCCAtattgccgttgccgttgctgttATCGCTGCTGCCgtacttgctgctgctgttttttcttcttcaaccacCATCCATTTAAACACTATTCAAACTCAAAGACGGTCGAAAATTGAGTAAGCGACGTAATATAGTAGTTGAGCATTGGTCAAGAGGTTGCTCGACACAGGAAGGCGGTTAAAGCAAAGCCTCCATCCCTTGTGGGAATAAGCAGGATCGACAGCCTAGGGTCAGCCTTGGCTTACATCTCCTCCCTGCAAGGATCGAAGGAGTGTGTATAGGTGAGTACGGATCATGAGAGTACCGGGAGCAGTTGGCTGTGCTGCACCCCTTTCAACTCGGACCAGGTCCGGGCGGGGGAAGTGAAGTTTGCTGTGCTCAAGAGGGCTTCGATGCTACTACACCACGAGAgaggtagtagtagtactccAAGTACCAGTAACAGCACTCAAAGTTGCATTGCTACCACTCGTACAGTAAGCGGCCCTTTAGGCTGCGACTTTTTGCGTATCTGACAGCCCTCCCCGGTTCTTCATTTCTGCAACAACCGAATCCGTACAAACGCCCGTATGATTGGGTGTGGGGGgctttttgtccttttccCTTCCCGCCACATGTTTGACATGCCCAGTAAAAGCGAGAAATGATGCAGATGCTTGCAAAAGCGGCAATGAAGTGCCGCCGGTTCGATTGCATAAACCGATGGCATCCCACTAGTGGCATCCGGTGAGTGGCTGTTCTTGACCACCAGCTTGAAGCAGTACAGAAATTGTGTTCTCAGCGGAGAATACCAACCGACGGGCTCTACACTCCGTACCCCGTGCTTAAACTGGGCCAGATTGGATCCCATGTATGCGGAATCCTGCTTGCGTTCTGATGTTGCAGCAGATACGGGTCTGATGCTGTATCCAGAAATACGGACAAGGATATCTTCTTCCCGTCCAACGTCGAACCAGGATCTTTGTCCGCGGCAATACTGAAATGCAACCAACTTGCCTCAAATCGGGAATTGCGTACATGTACCGTGAGCAATTTATTCGTGCGCAAAGCACGTTGCAACCCCGTTCAAATTGGCCACTCTGCAGCTCCTTGTTTCACCGTGCTGAACAGGCAAGGTTCTTAATGGACTGCTCAACCACATGCATGCAA is part of the Trichoderma atroviride chromosome 1, complete sequence genome and encodes:
- a CDS encoding uncharacterized protein (EggNog:ENOG41~TransMembrane:7 (o18-38i50-73o93-118i130-154o174-196i208-232o252-269i)), with protein sequence MALQAVTFPIMTIVKNHLIVNCVFVFIALFIVGLRLFARFMSGAKLWWDDYLILFSVPQGVGMLVIQGLYAPMGVGRPITETLPNLVIILQLTLSYALIYTLCISTVKLSVLFFYLRVFPNKHMRVATKIVIAFISVWALANILMFLLLCHPFAASYNPAIPGGKCGNQVSAFIAVGVYNIISDFVVLTLPLRTIWTLNTKKQMKLSLTAIFLVGLLVSAVAVARIITLTHLELANITGTMVWVDFLSTLEVNLGIICVSLPMLGPLVSRWNKTRGASKLGNYNQSERSGQSGSKLSSRKKQPGPDTIALHSIYDHGEDTIHAATVFAPEEQSPNASETNLSPQKASSALDRPGANRIVVESRWEIKRS